From Prevotella sp. oral taxon 299 str. F0039:
TGAAAAAAATCCCATATTCTATTTCTTTTTAACTTGTTGTTTTTCGGTTTGTGTTTCATGTGTGATGAAAAGACAATTAAACCTTAATAACAGTTTTTTGATATTCTATTTTTGTGAAGAAAACCAGCCATGTATTGCTGTGTCGTAATGACTACTTACACCAAAAGCACGTGTTGCAAACATTTGGCGTTGTGCAAGTGTGGTTTGAGCACCATTCTCTTTTAAAATATCGAGTAGTATGCTGTATTCTTCTTTACTTGGAACAATAACCACATCATTAAAGTTTTTAGCTGCAGCACGAATGAGAGAGATGCCTCCGATATCGATTTTTTCGATGATATCTGCAGAAGATGCGCCACTTTCTACTGTCTTTTCAAAAGGATAAAGGTCTACCACTACAAGGTCGATAGCAGGTATTTCGTATTCGATAACTTCTTTTTTGTCGCCCTCATGCTCACGACGTGATAATATTCCACCGAATATTTTAGGGTGAAGAGTTTTAACACGACCTCCTAATATTGAAGGATATGAGGTTACACTTTCTACCTTTTGGCATTCGTAGCCTAACGATTCGATAAATTGTTGAGTACCTCCTGTTGATAAAAACTTAACTCCTTGAGCATGCAATGTAGCAAGCAACTCGTCTAAACCATCTTTATGAAAAACCGATATCAATGCGGTTTTAATTTGTTTTGTTTCGGGCATTGTTATTATTAATTATGTGATTAATGGTGCAAAGGTATAAAAAATAAGCAGAAATATCCCTCCTTTTTCCGTGTGTTTTTATATTTTATGCCTTTAAATGATACCTTTTTAATTTGTTAAAGGTGAGAAACGTAAATTAAATTCTTTTTTTGGCGTGTTTGTTGGCTTCTTGTTATGGCTTTTCTGAAAGGAAGTAATGTGTGTGTGTTATTGTTTTATGGCTTCTTTTACATTGCTTTTACCCCAAAAGTCATTTATTTTTATTATCTTTGCACCACTTCTTTAAATCTGAATAGATTGATTTTTCAGGATTTAGATTATATAGAAAGATATTAAAGAAGGATTTATATATAAAATAGATTATAAAAATAATTATGAAGAAAATTTGGATATCAATAGTCTTAGGGCTTATTATGACATCATGTGGTGGTAGTTCGTCTAGTAATGACCCTATCCCTGCACCCCCAACTCCAGTAGTTGAGGATGTAAAAGTGACAGATAACGACCTTGTTAGTTATTTTAATCTAGATAAAACAAAGTATGTTTATCAAGCAATTGAGTTGCTAACAGCACAAACAGGTGCTAAAACAGTTAATGCAAAGAATATCGAAGTGCTTTCAACTTCTATTCAAGAGCGCAATGATAGCGAAGGAACTTTTAAAGTTTTAGTATCAGGAAAAGTTCAAAATAAACCATTTTCGCAAACCCTTACTTATACTGGTTTCGCAAAGAAACCATCAGATTTTGATATGGCTCGCCGTATTTCTGTTAAGTGGAAAAGTGGGGTTGACTATCAAACACAATTCGATTTCGATACACTTTATCGTTTAAAGAAAAGCGAAAAGTACACAGCTGAATATCTTTCGCAATTTATTGATATTGAAGTTTTAGAGCAAAACTCACAAAATGTTTATAAGTACACCGCAGATGATTTTGCAAAATTGCAGATAAGTAATTTTGAGTTTAAGAGCGGAAGAAGCACAGGTACACTTACATTCGTGGTTACTTACAACGGACATAAAGGTTACGTAGGTTCTGGAACCTATGCTCAACCAGCGTTGGCGTTCGATAAAAATGCTTATTATGCATCGAAATTTGAGGTAAAGAAAGACGTTGTAGCGCAATATTATATGCGTGGTGTTTACGAAAATGCAGCTGTGTTCTATGCTGGTTTCTTTGATTATGATACCAATATTTATGCTCCAATCCTTAAATCAGTAAACAAAAGCGATTCTCAAAACACACTTTCTGTAACCATCGAACTACAAGAAAGAAATGGTAGTGAGAATGTTTTGGCAACGTTTACTAAAGATATTGAAGGCTTTAAGCCATTAAGTACACTTGCAAAAGAATTAGGATTGTCTACAACATCCGACCTTGGTGCATACATGGGAAAACGCTTCCGCACCTCTGCAGATGGTGATTTACTTGCAAAGGTGAAGGCTCTTCCTATTCAGAAATGGATTGAAAATGCTCATTTAAGTTTGAAAAGAGCGGATGGTTACTTAGATTTAGAACGAAAAGAAGTGCGTATGACTAATGGAAACTATGTCGTTCCAGTGTGGAAAGCCACATCTAATAGAGGTGTTGAACTTGATGCTTACTTCTTAAATCCACGCTTTGAGGTTGTAGAAGCAAAGAAAGAAGGTATATGGCTAAATCTTAAAGTGAAATTGTTAGAGGTAAATGAGGTGGCTGTTAATGATGTTGTACTACCATTAAAAATACATCTTATTGCTAGTAACTAAATAAAATATATTCTTTTTTCTTGCAGTTTTACAAGAATAATCAATGAGAAAGAATTTAAGTAACAGAGAATCAAAGGCTATTTCCTTTCTCTCTTAATCAAAACAACTGCATCTTTTTGTAAAGAAAATGCAGTTGTTTTTCTTCTTTCTAAATGCTTTGATCTATAACTACTTACACATGGCGTCGCAATAGCATTCTTTTTGCCTTTTAAAAGCATAGCTTTTGGTGTGCAAAATCAATGCTTTTATACTCTAAAAACATAGCTATTAAAATACAAAGGCTGTGGTGGTAGATAGAGGGAAGAATGAATAAAAAGAAGAAAAATAATAAAAAATATTTGTGAGATTAAAAACAATATATTACCTTTGCAAAGCTTTTAACGGCTAATGGCGGGATAGCTCAGCTGGTTAGAGCGCATGATTCATAATCATGAGGTCACCGGTTCAATCCCGGTTCCCGCTACAATGCAAATCAAAACGCTTAAGATTTATTTCTTAGGCGTTTTTCTTTTTATCCACGTTGTGTATATTTTCCTTAATTTTGTGTATTTCTTTGTTTTTGAAAAGCATTCATAATAGAAGATGAATATAACTAATTAACAAACAATAGAAAGAGAATTATATCGAAAAAGAGCGGTGAAAGTAGAAGGAAATATGGAAATGAGACATTATTAGTAGGCTGAGCGCATTGAAAACTTTATGTATTAGGAGGTAAAAAAAAGATAAAGCACAACGAATATCGTTTTTTTATACTAAATTTGTAGCCTATTATAGGCTTTAGCTAAAGCAATAGTAAGTGTAATGTTTAGAATAAAGAAACTAGATATATTTATTGTCAAGCAATTTGGATTGCTTTTTATTGGTACATTCTTTATTTGTCAGTTTGTACTAATGATGCAATTCTTATGGCGTTATATTGATGATTTGATAGGAAAGGGGCTTACGATAGACGTGCTAGCTCAGTTCTTTTGGTATATGGGATTGATGCTTGTTCCACAAGCGTTGCCCCTTGCCATTTTATTGTCGTCGCTTATTGCCTATGGAAATTTAGGTGAAAGTAGCGAGCTAACAGCTATTAAGGCGGCGGGTATATCGCTCATGCAATCGTGTAGAGGTCTTATTGTCATTACAATCCTAATTGCATTTTCCTCATTTTATTTCCAAAACAATATCGGTCCAACAGCCAATTTGAAATTGGCGCAGTTGATATTGTCGATGAGAGACAAGAGTCCAGAGACCCAAATACCTGTGGGTGTGTTCTATGATGGTATTCCTAATAGCAATATCTATGTGCAAAAGAAAGATAATGAAACAGGAAAGCTATATGGAATCATGATTTATCGTATGACGGGAAGTTATGAAGACCAAGCCATTATCTTAGCCGATTCGGGCATGTTGCAGTCTACTGCCGACAGAAAACATCTACTATTATCACTTTGGAGCGGTGAATGGTTCGAGAAT
This genomic window contains:
- a CDS encoding bifunctional phosphoribosylaminoimidazolecarboxamide formyltransferase/IMP cyclohydrolase PurH — its product is MPETKQIKTALISVFHKDGLDELLATLHAQGVKFLSTGGTQQFIESLGYECQKVESVTSYPSILGGRVKTLHPKIFGGILSRREHEGDKKEVIEYEIPAIDLVVVDLYPFEKTVESGASSADIIEKIDIGGISLIRAAAKNFNDVVIVPSKEEYSILLDILKENGAQTTLAQRQMFATRAFGVSSHYDTAIHGWFSSQK
- a CDS encoding lipoprotein 17-related variable surface protein, with protein sequence MKKIWISIVLGLIMTSCGGSSSSNDPIPAPPTPVVEDVKVTDNDLVSYFNLDKTKYVYQAIELLTAQTGAKTVNAKNIEVLSTSIQERNDSEGTFKVLVSGKVQNKPFSQTLTYTGFAKKPSDFDMARRISVKWKSGVDYQTQFDFDTLYRLKKSEKYTAEYLSQFIDIEVLEQNSQNVYKYTADDFAKLQISNFEFKSGRSTGTLTFVVTYNGHKGYVGSGTYAQPALAFDKNAYYASKFEVKKDVVAQYYMRGVYENAAVFYAGFFDYDTNIYAPILKSVNKSDSQNTLSVTIELQERNGSENVLATFTKDIEGFKPLSTLAKELGLSTTSDLGAYMGKRFRTSADGDLLAKVKALPIQKWIENAHLSLKRADGYLDLERKEVRMTNGNYVVPVWKATSNRGVELDAYFLNPRFEVVEAKKEGIWLNLKVKLLEVNEVAVNDVVLPLKIHLIASN